In Pseudomonas abieticivorans, the genomic window GCCGGCCCCTAGGCCGCCGCCACTTACTCGCAGAGGAATGTCCATGTCCCTAGCCAATCCATCCGTCAGCGTCCTGGGCCTCGGTGCCATGGGCGGCGTGCTTGCCCAGACGCTGTTGCTAGCAGGCTGCGCGGTCACCGTGTGGAACCGCAGCGCCGAACGCGCGGCGCCCTTGGTGCAAGCCGGTGCGAGCCTGGCGGCAGATGTCCAATCGGCACTGCTGGCCAGCGATCTGATCATCATCTGCATGATCGACAAGGCTGCATCCGAAGCCGTACTGCAGCGCCTCGGGCCGACCTTCGACCTGGGCGGCAAGACGCTGGTCAACATGAGCACCGGCACCGTTGCCGATGTCGAACGCCTTGCACGCTGGGCCGACGAACACAACGCGCAGTATCTGGATGGCGGCATCCTCTGCTATCCCAAGGACATTGGCGCGGCCCATACCGCCATCCTGTATTCCGGCAGCCCGCAAGCCTGGGAGCTGCACGAGCAGACCCTGAAGATCCTGGCAGGCAATCCACGCTACCTGGGCGCCGACCCGCAAGCCTGTACCCCGACCTACCTGGCGCTTTACGCTTTCTATTTCGGCGCCTTCGCCGCCTGGCTCGAAGGCGCGGTACTGGCTGCAAGCGCCGGCGTATCGGTGGACGCCTTCAAGGCGCTGTCATCGATCATGACCGACATGCTGGTGGATGGCATCGATACCGCCGCCCAGCGCATCACCACCGGCCAATACGGCGGCGAACAGGCCTCGGTGGATGTCCACGTCGCCGGCCAAGAGGTGGTGCTCGATGCCTTGGTCAGCGCCAAGGTGCCCCACGCCAGCACCGATGCCTATCTGGCCTACTGCCGCCTGGCCCAAGCCGCCGGCATGGGCGACCAAGACATCGCCGCCGTCTACAAAGCCATGCAACCCTGAACAACGTCCAGCCAGAGAGCGCACATCATGACCCCTGCAGCCCGCCCGCTTTACCCTCAGCGCGTCGCCATCATCGGCCTCGACCCCTTTGGCAGCAGCATTGCCCGCGCATTGGCGCGCCAGGGCTTCGCGGTGGCCGGGCTGGACCCCTTGCGCAACACCCTGGTTGCCCCCTGCGAAGGCTTCACGTTGCTGCGTAACCTGGAACAGGCGGTCGACAGCAGCGATGTGGTCATCACCTGCTTCCCCGACCAGTTGCTGATGAACGCGCGGCTGTGCAGCCCGGAGACCACCTTCGGCCTGCATGGCAAGGCGCTGATCAGTTTCAACACCACCCAGACCCGCCCGGCCTCCTCGGCACGCTCCATGGGCGAATGGGCGCGTAGCGAGCACATCGACTACCTGGAGATCAGCCTGAACGGCCGGGCCGACAGCATTGGCCAAAGCGACTGCGAACTGGTGTGCGCCGGCCCACGACGCGTGTACGAACGCCTCAAGCCGTTGTGCCGCAGCCTCGGTGCCTCGCTGACCTATCTGGGCAGCGACTGTGGCGCGACCCTGGAACACCAGCCCGCGGGCATCTGCGGTTAAATCAGCGCGACCGCTCTACCCTGCCGTTCCCTGCCTGCTACCCCCCTACCCCCCACTTTGCATCAATAAAACTCACTCGCAAGCAGTGAGTTTTTTTGTCGGACGCATACATCCGTCACTTGACCTAGGTCACTCGACCGTATTTAATCGGTCACACGACCTAGTTGATCGCTTCGCGCTCTGCAAAGTCTTGTGTGTCATTGCAATACCTACCTGATAGACCAACAAAAAACAGGGCGCCGCATGCCGGTCCCGATAGGTCAGGAGATAAGAAATGAGGTCGAAGACCCGCCGTAACACCACCGTTCTTCCTGTAAGCGTTATTCCCCGGCCTGCCCAAGCCAATGCGTTGAATTCGGAATGCTTTTAATTCGAAAAACATTCGACGCGGATGTCTCCTTTCGATTGCGCCTCGCTGCGCGATCCACTTGCGTGATTATCGCTGTGAGGGCTGCATGATGGGACTGATCGACACCACACCAGTAACGTGCGACGACAAGATTTTCTCCATGGCGGAAATCCTCGCCGCCGCGCACGTCAGCGGCTGCAATGAGTTGCAGTTGGGCCAATGCCTGGCGGCCGGGGGGTTGACCCCCGCGGACCTGCACAACCCCCACGGCAGAATCTCGCTCAATCAGCACGCGCTGATTCATAGCGCCTTGCATCGCAGTTGCAACAATCCGCTGCTGGGCCTGGAGGTGGGCAAGCGCATGCACCTGACTTCCTACGGCATCGTCGGTTTCGCCCTGCTCAGCAGCGCCACCCTGCGCGAAGCCTTGACCGTCGCGGCTCAGTTCGGGCTGCTGATGAACTTCAAGCTCGGGGTGCACATCAATGACGATGACGCCAGCGCCTGTCTGGAGCTTAGCGACCATTATGGCCTGAACACTAACCAGGAAGGCTTCTGGTACTACCTGGAAATCTCCAAGCTGATCACCCTGCTGCAGGACATCCTGGGCCTTGGCTTCTCGTGCGACGGCATCGAGCTGGTCATCGATGCCCCGGCCGATGAGCAAGCCCGCGTACGCGAAAGCCTGGGCATCGACGTGCGCTTCAACTGCCCGCGCACCGCCATCCGCTTCGCCGGGCAGTGGCTGGATGCCAAGCTGGCCCAGGCCAACAGCATCACCCATGCCAGTTGCAAGGCCACCTGCCAGGCGCAGATGCGCGAAGTGATTCAGAAGTACGACCTCAGCTACCAAGTGCAGAACCTGCTGCTGGGCTCTGGCCACTGCATCGCCTCGCTGTCGGATATCGCCGATCGGCTGCACCTGTCGCCGCGCACCCTGCGCCGACGTCTTGATGCGTTGGGCACTTCGTACAACGCGTTGCTGGTGGAAGTGCGCAAGAAGCTGGCCATTCGTTACCTGCTCAACACCCCGATGACCACCGAGGCCATCTCCGAACAGCTGAACTACAGCGACGCGGCCAACTTCCGTCACGCCTTCAAGCGCTGGACCGGGCGCTCGCCGCGCGAATATCGCGTGCTCAACAACGGCGGTAAATATGCCTTGCGCCTGGGCCATGGCAAAAGCACCCACGGCCAGCCACTGCACGCATCGGCCACCTGGGCTGAACAGAGCATGGCAGCAGTGGGCTGAGGCTTGCCAAGCCCCCTGCCCTATCCAGCATCACTCCCAATAAGGAACACATCGATGGACATGAAACTGTCAGGCAAAGTCGTGGTGATCACAGGCGCAAGCACCGGCCTTGGGCGCGGCATTGCCGTAAAGCTCGCCCAGGAAGGTGCCCACCTGGTGATTGGCGACATCAGCGAGGCCGCCAGCCCCAAGGGCTTCGACGAGCAGCCTGAACTGACCACCTGCCAACTGATCAACCAGCGCGGCGGGCAGGCCATCTATCAACAGTGCGATGTGACCCGTCGCGATGACCTGACCACCTTGGTGCAGGCAGCAACCGACAAATTCGGGCGCATCGATGTGATGATCAACAACGCTGGCGTGTACCGCGACGGCAAGTTGATTCATGAATTCAGCGAGCAAGAACTCGACCTGTGCCTGAACGTCAACGTCAAGGGCACCTTCTTTGGCGCCCAGG contains:
- a CDS encoding SDR family NAD(P)-dependent oxidoreductase, with translation MDMKLSGKVVVITGASTGLGRGIAVKLAQEGAHLVIGDISEAASPKGFDEQPELTTCQLINQRGGQAIYQQCDVTRRDDLTTLVQAATDKFGRIDVMINNAGVYRDGKLIHEFSEQELDLCLNVNVKGTFFGAQAAVTAFLAQGGGGNIINLVSTAGLGGHPWQSVYNISKAAQANMTRCLAIEYGHQGIRVNGICPTYAKTALTRALMEQPGYVDDFAETIPLKRWGEIDDVADLAVFLASERSSYIHGDLIRIDGGETLSRYSV
- a CDS encoding AraC family transcriptional regulator, whose product is MMGLIDTTPVTCDDKIFSMAEILAAAHVSGCNELQLGQCLAAGGLTPADLHNPHGRISLNQHALIHSALHRSCNNPLLGLEVGKRMHLTSYGIVGFALLSSATLREALTVAAQFGLLMNFKLGVHINDDDASACLELSDHYGLNTNQEGFWYYLEISKLITLLQDILGLGFSCDGIELVIDAPADEQARVRESLGIDVRFNCPRTAIRFAGQWLDAKLAQANSITHASCKATCQAQMREVIQKYDLSYQVQNLLLGSGHCIASLSDIADRLHLSPRTLRRRLDALGTSYNALLVEVRKKLAIRYLLNTPMTTEAISEQLNYSDAANFRHAFKRWTGRSPREYRVLNNGGKYALRLGHGKSTHGQPLHASATWAEQSMAAVG
- a CDS encoding NAD(P)-dependent oxidoreductase, with amino-acid sequence MSLANPSVSVLGLGAMGGVLAQTLLLAGCAVTVWNRSAERAAPLVQAGASLAADVQSALLASDLIIICMIDKAASEAVLQRLGPTFDLGGKTLVNMSTGTVADVERLARWADEHNAQYLDGGILCYPKDIGAAHTAILYSGSPQAWELHEQTLKILAGNPRYLGADPQACTPTYLALYAFYFGAFAAWLEGAVLAASAGVSVDAFKALSSIMTDMLVDGIDTAAQRITTGQYGGEQASVDVHVAGQEVVLDALVSAKVPHASTDAYLAYCRLAQAAGMGDQDIAAVYKAMQP
- a CDS encoding NAD(P)-binding domain-containing protein — translated: MTPAARPLYPQRVAIIGLDPFGSSIARALARQGFAVAGLDPLRNTLVAPCEGFTLLRNLEQAVDSSDVVITCFPDQLLMNARLCSPETTFGLHGKALISFNTTQTRPASSARSMGEWARSEHIDYLEISLNGRADSIGQSDCELVCAGPRRVYERLKPLCRSLGASLTYLGSDCGATLEHQPAGICG